From the genome of Phytohabitans rumicis, one region includes:
- a CDS encoding MMPL family transporter, with the protein MLTSVTGFAIRRPRLVIAAWVLVLVAGFGIGVGVFGRLTGDISAGSGSESARADARLGGVAEDPAITAVVEGGSRSAVDAAVTDIRALPGVAEVSPPQPSTETGEAFVLRVTLRDDSAAEAAAARLAQITAARVTVAGGPLTEDEYGTQAEKDVQRAELLTTPVVLVLLLLIFGGLLAAGLPLLIAVVGVAGAFGILYGFSEVTDVSVYSIQVVTMMAVGLGVDYALLVVNRFREERSVDPDVPGAVARTAASAGRTVLFAGLTVALALAGLTVFPDPFLRSMGLAGMAVVVVDLLAALTLLPAMLVLFGRRIKPAAPSSGGGFFARVAHGVQRRPVVTLLVTSAALVFVALPALDLRLGLGDPRMLPSDSATRQLYEALETHYPQGNAPDPIEAAAAVGADDPDLAALRDRIAGVDGVSRVEVVPVGTDLTLLEAYPVEPPTSDRTKEAVEEIRTLPARFDVLVGGDAAMLVDYEAMLVSRAPWAAGVVVLGTMVLLFAFTGSVLLPLKAVLTNALSIGAALGPWCGCSSRAIWPACSPPRDWGTST; encoded by the coding sequence ATGCTTACCTCTGTCACGGGATTCGCGATCCGGCGGCCGCGTCTGGTCATCGCCGCCTGGGTGCTCGTACTGGTCGCCGGCTTCGGCATCGGCGTCGGCGTCTTCGGGCGCCTCACGGGAGATATCTCCGCGGGGTCGGGCAGCGAGTCGGCCCGCGCCGACGCGCGGCTGGGCGGTGTGGCCGAGGATCCCGCCATTACGGCGGTGGTAGAGGGCGGTTCCCGGTCTGCCGTCGACGCCGCCGTCACAGACATTCGGGCGCTTCCGGGGGTGGCGGAGGTGAGCCCGCCGCAGCCCTCCACCGAGACCGGCGAGGCGTTCGTCCTCCGGGTCACCCTTCGGGACGACTCGGCCGCAGAGGCGGCGGCGGCGCGCCTGGCGCAGATCACCGCCGCGCGGGTCACCGTCGCCGGCGGGCCGCTCACCGAGGACGAGTACGGCACGCAGGCCGAGAAAGACGTGCAGCGCGCCGAGTTGTTGACCACCCCGGTCGTACTCGTGTTGCTGCTGCTCATCTTCGGCGGCCTGCTGGCGGCGGGGCTGCCGCTGCTGATCGCCGTGGTCGGCGTGGCCGGGGCGTTCGGCATCCTCTACGGCTTCAGCGAAGTCACCGACGTCTCGGTGTACTCCATCCAGGTCGTCACGATGATGGCCGTCGGGTTGGGCGTGGACTACGCGCTGCTGGTGGTGAACCGGTTCCGGGAGGAGCGCTCCGTCGACCCGGACGTGCCGGGCGCGGTTGCCCGTACGGCGGCCAGCGCCGGCCGTACGGTGCTCTTCGCCGGGCTCACGGTCGCGCTCGCCCTGGCCGGGCTGACCGTCTTCCCCGATCCGTTCCTGCGTTCCATGGGGCTCGCCGGCATGGCGGTCGTGGTCGTGGACCTGCTCGCCGCGCTGACCCTGCTGCCGGCGATGCTGGTGCTCTTCGGCCGCCGCATCAAGCCGGCGGCACCGAGTAGCGGCGGCGGCTTCTTCGCCCGCGTGGCGCACGGTGTGCAGCGCCGTCCGGTCGTGACGCTGCTGGTGACCTCGGCCGCACTGGTGTTCGTCGCGCTGCCCGCGCTGGATCTGCGGCTGGGCCTCGGGGATCCGCGCATGCTGCCGTCCGACTCGGCCACCCGCCAGCTGTACGAGGCGCTGGAGACCCATTACCCGCAGGGGAACGCGCCGGATCCGATCGAGGCGGCGGCCGCGGTGGGCGCCGACGATCCCGACCTGGCCGCGCTGCGCGACCGGATCGCCGGCGTGGACGGCGTTTCCCGGGTCGAGGTGGTACCGGTCGGGACCGACCTGACGCTGCTGGAGGCGTACCCGGTCGAGCCGCCGACGTCCGACCGCACGAAGGAGGCTGTGGAAGAGATCCGCACGCTGCCGGCGCGGTTCGACGTGCTGGTGGGCGGGGACGCGGCCATGCTGGTCGACTACGAGGCGATGCTGGTGAGCCGCGCGCCCTGGGCCGCCGGCGTGGTGGTGCTGGGCACGATGGTGCTGTTGTTCGCGTTCACCGGGTCGGTCCTGCTGCCCCTGAAGGCCGTGCTCACCAACGCGCTCAGCATCGGCGCCGCGCTCGGGCCGTGGTGTGGGTGTTCCAGCAGGGCCATCTGGCCGGCCTGTTCGCCACCGAGGGACTGGGGTACGTCAACCTGA
- a CDS encoding DUF1345 domain-containing protein, protein MTEPLWRRPHPGEHRSPVALAIAVAIALQWVTPQQLAFDPRWLLPSVEIALLLGVLAVNPFRINEETKAVRAASLALNAAATVAVIWSTGRLVLVLVRGETEQPGDVLVSGAVIWLTNVIVFALWYWLLDRGGPAVRASATRLQPDFLFPQMTLPDLAHEKWRPVFVDYLYLAFTNSTAFSPTDTMPLARWGKMAMTVQSCVSFLIVVLVIARAVNALN, encoded by the coding sequence GTGACTGAACCCCTGTGGCGGCGACCGCACCCGGGCGAGCACCGGTCGCCGGTCGCGCTCGCCATCGCCGTGGCGATCGCGCTGCAGTGGGTGACCCCGCAACAGCTCGCATTCGACCCGAGGTGGCTGCTGCCCTCCGTCGAGATCGCCCTCCTGCTCGGGGTGCTCGCCGTCAACCCGTTCCGGATCAACGAGGAAACGAAGGCCGTGCGGGCCGCGAGCCTCGCGCTGAACGCGGCGGCGACCGTGGCCGTGATCTGGTCGACCGGGCGGCTGGTGCTCGTGCTGGTCCGGGGCGAGACCGAGCAGCCCGGCGACGTGCTGGTGAGCGGGGCGGTCATCTGGCTGACCAACGTGATCGTCTTCGCGCTCTGGTACTGGCTGCTCGACCGGGGCGGCCCGGCCGTGCGGGCCAGCGCCACCCGCCTGCAGCCCGACTTCCTCTTCCCGCAGATGACGCTGCCGGACCTGGCGCACGAGAAGTGGCGGCCGGTCTTCGTCGACTACCTGTACCTGGCGTTCACGAACTCGACCGCGTTCAGCCCGACCGACACGATGCCGCTGGCCCGCTGGGGGAAGATGGCGATGACGGTGCAGTCGTGCGTGTCGTTCCTCATCGTGGTCCTGGTGATCGCCCGCGCGGTGAACGCGCTTAACTAG
- the leuC gene encoding 3-isopropylmalate dehydratase large subunit, whose product MVGDTQKPRTLAEKVWDAHVVRSAEGEPDLLFIDLHLLHEVTSPQAFDGLRMAGRPVRRTDLTLATEDHNTPTGYADPAFNTRRGDLLTIADPTSRTQIETLRKNCAEFGVKLHPLGHEQQGIVHVIGPQLGLTQPGLTIVCGDSHTATHGAFGALAFGIGTSEVEHVLATQTLPQSRPKTMAVTVTGELGPGVTSKDLVLALIAQVGTGGGRGHIVEYRGEAIRALSMEGRMTICNMSIEWGAKAGMIAPDETTFAYLKGRPNAPQGEAWDAAVAHWRGLVTDEGATYDTEVILDATRISPFVTWGTNPGQGSALDGAVPDPEEFVEEVDRSAARRALEYMDLRPGTPLRDIAVDVVFVGSCTNGRLEDLRAAAEVLRGHKVHDGVRMLVVPGSAVVREAAEHEGLDKVFTDAGAEWRFAGCSMCLGMNPDTLKPGERSASTSNRNFEGRQGRGGRTHLVSPPVAAATAVVGRLAAPADLN is encoded by the coding sequence ATGGTGGGAGACACGCAGAAACCCAGGACCCTTGCCGAAAAGGTGTGGGACGCCCACGTGGTGCGATCCGCCGAGGGTGAGCCGGATCTGCTGTTCATCGACCTGCACCTTCTGCACGAGGTGACCAGCCCGCAGGCGTTCGACGGCCTGCGGATGGCCGGTCGCCCGGTGCGGCGCACGGATCTGACGCTCGCGACCGAGGATCACAACACGCCCACGGGATACGCCGACCCGGCGTTCAACACCCGTCGCGGTGACCTGTTGACGATCGCTGACCCGACCTCGCGTACGCAGATAGAGACCCTGCGGAAGAACTGCGCCGAGTTCGGCGTGAAGCTGCACCCGCTGGGCCACGAACAGCAGGGGATCGTGCACGTGATCGGCCCGCAGCTGGGGCTTACCCAGCCCGGTTTGACGATCGTGTGCGGCGACTCACACACCGCGACCCACGGCGCGTTCGGCGCGCTCGCGTTCGGGATCGGTACGAGCGAGGTCGAGCACGTGCTCGCCACGCAGACGCTGCCCCAGTCCCGCCCGAAGACGATGGCGGTGACCGTCACCGGTGAGTTGGGCCCGGGCGTCACCTCGAAGGATCTCGTGCTGGCGCTGATTGCCCAGGTGGGCACCGGCGGCGGGCGCGGCCACATCGTGGAGTACCGCGGCGAGGCCATCCGCGCGCTCTCGATGGAGGGCCGGATGACCATCTGCAACATGTCCATCGAGTGGGGCGCCAAGGCCGGCATGATCGCGCCGGACGAGACCACCTTCGCGTACCTGAAGGGGCGCCCCAACGCGCCGCAGGGCGAGGCGTGGGACGCGGCGGTGGCGCACTGGCGCGGCCTGGTGACCGACGAGGGCGCCACGTACGACACCGAGGTGATCCTCGACGCGACGCGGATCAGCCCGTTCGTCACGTGGGGCACCAATCCGGGGCAGGGCAGCGCGCTCGACGGCGCCGTGCCGGACCCGGAGGAGTTCGTCGAGGAGGTCGACCGGTCGGCGGCGCGGCGCGCGCTGGAGTACATGGACCTGCGGCCCGGTACGCCGTTGCGCGACATCGCGGTCGACGTCGTCTTCGTCGGCTCGTGCACCAACGGCCGGCTGGAAGACCTGCGGGCCGCGGCGGAAGTGCTCCGCGGCCACAAGGTCCACGACGGCGTACGGATGCTGGTGGTGCCCGGCTCGGCCGTGGTGCGCGAGGCGGCCGAGCATGAAGGGCTGGACAAGGTCTTCACCGACGCCGGCGCCGAGTGGCGGTTCGCCGGCTGCTCCATGTGCCTCGGCATGAACCCGGACACGCTCAAGCCCGGCGAGCGCTCGGCGTCCACCTCCAACCGCAACTTCGAGGGCCGGCAGGGCCGTGGTGGGCGTACCCATCTGGTCTCGCCGCCGGTCGCCGCCGCAACCGCCGTTGTGGGCCGCCTCGCCGCGCCCGCCGATCTGAACTGA
- a CDS encoding sensor histidine kinase: MGWVRALRERAAALPPRAVDAGIALACYLATVLPAHKVVETSPATLLLAALASIPLVWRRRYPFPVTVACGAGTIGLALVHGLGDMPLGQLVATYTLAAVAGARARLVGGVGTLAGTAFCVLYLSNKLGELAITMTLFVAAWALGTSTRARHDRIALLEERGRRQAEERESAASRERERIARDMHDILAHSISLIAVQAEAGPVLVRTNPERAERVFDTIGETARETLTQLRRTLGVLRGESGRAPQPDLDGVAELAERAREAGLAVAVEERGDPRTLPPELGLTAYRVVQESLTNVVRHARASQVWIRLEWAEDRLGVAVSDDGRGPGEPNGGHGLIGMRERVNAVGGTLRTGAGPDGKGFLVSATLPVGTHG, translated from the coding sequence GTGGGGTGGGTTCGGGCGCTTCGAGAGCGGGCGGCGGCGTTGCCACCGCGCGCGGTGGACGCGGGCATCGCGTTGGCCTGCTACCTGGCCACCGTGCTGCCGGCGCACAAGGTGGTCGAGACCAGCCCGGCCACCCTGCTGCTCGCCGCGCTCGCGTCGATCCCGCTCGTCTGGCGCCGCCGGTACCCGTTTCCGGTCACGGTGGCCTGCGGGGCCGGGACGATCGGGTTGGCTCTCGTCCACGGGCTGGGCGACATGCCGCTGGGGCAACTGGTCGCCACGTACACCCTCGCCGCCGTCGCAGGTGCGCGGGCCAGGCTGGTGGGCGGCGTCGGCACGTTGGCCGGCACCGCGTTCTGCGTGCTCTACCTGAGCAACAAGCTCGGCGAGTTGGCGATCACCATGACGCTCTTCGTGGCGGCGTGGGCGCTGGGCACGAGCACCCGGGCCCGGCACGACCGCATCGCGCTGCTGGAGGAGCGGGGCCGCCGGCAGGCCGAGGAACGGGAGTCGGCCGCATCCCGCGAGCGCGAACGGATCGCCCGCGACATGCATGACATCCTGGCCCACTCGATCAGCCTCATCGCGGTGCAGGCCGAGGCGGGACCGGTTCTTGTCCGCACCAACCCGGAGCGCGCCGAACGGGTCTTCGACACCATCGGAGAGACCGCTCGCGAGACGTTGACGCAGCTCCGCCGTACCCTCGGAGTCCTGCGCGGAGAAAGCGGCCGCGCTCCCCAGCCCGACCTCGACGGGGTCGCTGAGCTGGCCGAGCGGGCGCGCGAGGCCGGCCTCGCGGTGGCGGTCGAGGAGCGCGGCGATCCGCGGACGCTGCCGCCGGAGCTGGGTTTGACCGCCTACCGGGTGGTGCAGGAGTCGCTGACGAACGTGGTCCGGCACGCCCGCGCCAGCCAGGTGTGGATCCGGTTGGAGTGGGCGGAGGATCGGTTGGGCGTGGCGGTCAGCGACGACGGGCGTGGGCCGGGCGAGCCGAACGGCGGTCACGGCCTGATCGGCATGCGCGAGCGGGTGAACGCCGTGGGCGGCACGCTGCGCACCGGCGCCGGCCCGGACGGCAAGGGCTTCCTGGTCTCCGCCACGCTCCCGGTCGGTACGCATGGGTGA
- a CDS encoding response regulator, producing the protein MGEPLRVLVVDDQALVRDGFCVILDAQPDITVVGEAGDGEEAVTAALALRPDVVLMDVRMPKLDGIQATARICAQTAARVLVLTTFDVDEYVYDALHAGASGFLLKDMRRDELVAAVRTIAAGEALLAPTVTRRLIAEMVSRDRAAPAGPRPESRLSALTARETDTLRLVARGLSNAEIASALFVTEHTVKTHVSNLLTKLGLRDRVQAVVLAYESGLVVPGASHSLDGG; encoded by the coding sequence ATGGGTGAGCCGCTGCGGGTCCTCGTCGTCGACGATCAGGCCCTGGTACGCGACGGCTTCTGCGTGATCCTGGACGCCCAACCGGACATCACGGTGGTCGGGGAGGCCGGCGACGGTGAAGAGGCCGTCACGGCGGCCCTGGCGCTGCGCCCGGACGTGGTCCTGATGGACGTCCGGATGCCGAAGCTCGACGGCATCCAGGCCACCGCCCGCATCTGCGCGCAGACGGCGGCGCGGGTGCTGGTGCTCACCACGTTCGACGTGGACGAGTACGTCTACGACGCGCTGCACGCGGGTGCGAGCGGCTTCCTGCTCAAGGACATGCGACGCGACGAGCTGGTGGCGGCGGTGCGCACGATCGCGGCCGGGGAGGCGCTGCTCGCGCCCACCGTGACGCGCCGGCTGATCGCCGAGATGGTGAGCCGCGACCGGGCCGCGCCGGCCGGGCCGCGGCCGGAGAGCCGGCTGTCCGCGTTGACCGCGCGGGAGACCGACACGCTGCGGCTGGTGGCGCGCGGCCTGTCCAACGCCGAGATCGCGAGCGCGCTCTTCGTCACCGAGCACACCGTGAAGACGCACGTCAGCAACCTGCTCACCAAGCTGGGTCTGCGCGACCGGGTGCAGGCGGTCGTTCTCGCGTACGAGTCGGGACTGGTCGTGCCCGGCGCTTCTCACTCCCTCGACGGAGGCTGA
- a CDS encoding fumarylacetoacetate hydrolase family protein has protein sequence MRIARFVHAGGMSFGVVEGDADGLTVAETTGLPFDEVRLTGQRWALSDVRLLAPIFSSKVIGIGRNYADHAAELGNELPKEPLMFLKPSTSVIGPRDSIKLPPQSKQVEHEAELAVVIGVGPVSRLSRADASRVIFGYTCANDVTARDLQKADVQFTRAKGFDSFCPLGPWIVTDLDVSDLEVRCEVNDEVRQLGRTKDLVFDVPTLVSYVSHVMTLLPGDVILTGTPAGVSPILAGDTVTVRIEGIGDLANPVVAVE, from the coding sequence GTGCGTATCGCTCGTTTCGTTCATGCCGGTGGGATGTCGTTCGGGGTCGTCGAGGGCGACGCGGACGGCCTGACCGTCGCCGAGACCACCGGTCTCCCGTTCGATGAGGTGCGGCTCACCGGGCAGCGATGGGCGCTGTCCGACGTGCGGCTGCTGGCACCGATCTTCTCCAGCAAGGTGATCGGGATCGGGCGCAACTACGCCGACCACGCCGCCGAGCTCGGCAACGAGCTGCCCAAGGAACCGCTGATGTTCCTCAAGCCGTCCACGTCGGTGATCGGCCCGCGCGACTCGATCAAGCTGCCGCCGCAGTCCAAGCAGGTCGAGCACGAGGCCGAGCTGGCCGTGGTGATCGGCGTGGGCCCGGTGAGCCGGCTGAGCCGGGCCGACGCGTCCCGGGTCATCTTCGGCTACACCTGCGCGAACGACGTGACCGCCCGCGACCTGCAGAAGGCGGACGTCCAGTTCACCCGGGCGAAGGGCTTCGACTCGTTCTGCCCGCTCGGCCCGTGGATCGTCACCGACCTCGACGTGAGCGACTTGGAAGTCCGCTGCGAGGTCAACGACGAGGTACGCCAACTCGGCCGCACCAAAGACCTGGTCTTCGACGTGCCCACCCTCGTGTCGTACGTCTCACACGTCATGACGCTGCTGCCCGGCGACGTGATCCTGACCGGCACGCCGGCCGGCGTCAGCCCGATCCTCGCCGGCGACACCGTGACGGTGCGGATCGAGGGAATAGGTGACCTGGCCAACCCGGTTGTGGCCGTGGAGTGA
- a CDS encoding MMPL family transporter: MVWVFQQGHLAGLFATEGLGYVNLTVPVLVAAIAFGLSVDYEVFLLSRIRERWLAGVPADRAVAEGIQRTGRIITSAALLLVVVFAGFITGGFVPIKGIGLGLVLAVAIDATVVRMLLVPATMTLLNRYNWWAPAPLRKLHGRIEVSEEREPALVG, encoded by the coding sequence GTGGTGTGGGTGTTCCAGCAGGGCCATCTGGCCGGCCTGTTCGCCACCGAGGGACTGGGGTACGTCAACCTGACCGTGCCCGTGCTGGTGGCGGCGATCGCGTTCGGGCTGTCCGTGGACTACGAGGTCTTCCTGCTCTCCCGCATCCGGGAACGGTGGTTGGCCGGCGTACCGGCCGACCGTGCGGTGGCCGAAGGGATCCAGCGCACCGGACGGATCATCACGTCGGCGGCGCTGCTGCTGGTGGTCGTCTTCGCCGGCTTCATCACGGGCGGCTTCGTGCCCATCAAGGGAATCGGGCTGGGACTGGTGCTGGCGGTGGCGATCGACGCGACGGTCGTCCGGATGTTGTTGGTACCGGCCACGATGACGCTGCTGAACCGGTACAACTGGTGGGCACCCGCGCCGTTGCGCAAATTGCATGGCCGGATCGAGGTTTCAGAAGAGCGGGAACCGGCTTTGGTGGGCTGA
- the leuD gene encoding 3-isopropylmalate dehydratase small subunit produces the protein MDKFTVHTGTAIPLRRSNVDTDQIIPAVYLKRVTRTGFADGLFSAWREDPSFVLNNPVYAGASILIAGPEFGTGSSREHAVWALRDFGFKAVISPRFGDIFRGNALKEGLLPVELELKAVEALWDLVESDPTAQVTVDLTSREVRADDATWSFPLDDFSRWRLLEGLDDIGLTLRHEDAITAYEKGRLPFLPAVL, from the coding sequence ATGGACAAGTTCACCGTGCACACCGGTACGGCGATCCCGCTGCGCCGGTCCAACGTGGATACCGACCAGATCATCCCGGCGGTCTACCTGAAGCGGGTGACCCGCACGGGCTTCGCCGACGGGCTCTTCAGCGCGTGGCGGGAAGATCCAAGCTTCGTGCTCAACAATCCCGTGTACGCGGGCGCCTCGATCCTCATCGCCGGGCCGGAGTTCGGGACCGGTTCCTCCCGCGAGCACGCCGTCTGGGCGTTGCGGGACTTCGGATTCAAGGCCGTCATCTCGCCGCGCTTCGGAGACATCTTCCGGGGCAACGCGTTGAAGGAGGGCCTGCTGCCGGTCGAGCTGGAACTCAAGGCTGTGGAAGCCCTGTGGGACCTGGTCGAGAGCGACCCGACCGCGCAGGTAACGGTCGACCTGACCAGTCGGGAGGTACGCGCGGACGACGCGACCTGGTCTTTCCCGCTGGACGACTTCAGCCGCTGGCGCCTGCTGGAGGGCCTGGACGACATTGGACTGACGTTGCGCCACGAGGACGCGATTACCGCGTACGAGAAGGGCCGTCTGCCCTTCCTGCCAGCCGTCTTGTAG
- a CDS encoding HU family DNA-binding protein yields MNKAELIEALAARLGDKKAATAALDAVLAEVQNAVTKGDRVAITGFGVFEKRVRGARTARNPRTGEAVKVKKTSVPAFRAGAGFKEMVASGKVPKVAAAKKTTGTAKATTAKATTAKATTTTAAKKAPAKAAATKAAPAKKATTAKSTRAAATKATTARTTAAAKKAPAKKAPARKAAPKR; encoded by the coding sequence GTGAACAAGGCCGAGCTCATCGAGGCGCTCGCCGCCCGCTTGGGGGACAAGAAGGCGGCGACGGCGGCGCTCGACGCGGTGCTGGCAGAGGTCCAGAACGCTGTCACCAAGGGCGACCGGGTGGCGATCACCGGTTTCGGTGTCTTCGAGAAGCGGGTGCGCGGTGCGCGAACAGCTCGCAACCCGCGCACCGGCGAAGCGGTGAAGGTGAAGAAGACGTCGGTTCCGGCCTTCCGCGCCGGCGCCGGCTTCAAGGAGATGGTTGCCAGCGGCAAGGTGCCGAAGGTAGCCGCCGCCAAGAAGACCACCGGTACCGCGAAGGCGACCACTGCCAAGGCGACCACTGCCAAGGCCACCACCACTACCGCCGCGAAGAAGGCCCCCGCCAAGGCGGCCGCGACCAAGGCCGCCCCCGCCAAGAAGGCGACCACGGCCAAGTCGACCCGCGCGGCGGCGACCAAGGCCACCACCGCGCGCACCACGGCAGCGGCGAAGAAGGCCCCCGCCAAGAAGGCCCCGGCCCGCAAGGCCGCGCCGAAGCGCTGA
- a CDS encoding 3-methyladenine DNA glycosylase: MLVLDEAVWKARRAAHERRVDAWIAPHLERRRAGIKHPVEDFLFTYYSFRPAQLRRWHPGAGVILENGEVLESSEQVTLNTQWIKTLLEQTAKRPAHFGCFGMHEWAMVYRADGVRHGQVPLRLSPAETARVVESNRVRCSHFDAFRFFTPPARPLNQLSPTRETQHENEQPGCLHANMDLYKWAYKLSPLVESELVADAFALARDIRALDMRASPYDLAELGYPPVRVETPQGKSEYASAQRAFAERAAPIRLRLIEAISRLDGSS, translated from the coding sequence ATGCTGGTCCTGGACGAGGCGGTGTGGAAGGCGCGGCGGGCGGCGCACGAGCGCCGGGTCGATGCCTGGATCGCCCCGCATCTGGAACGCCGGCGCGCCGGGATCAAGCACCCGGTCGAGGATTTTCTGTTCACCTACTACTCGTTCCGCCCGGCGCAGCTGCGGCGGTGGCACCCGGGCGCGGGCGTCATCCTCGAAAACGGCGAGGTCCTCGAAAGCAGCGAGCAGGTGACGCTCAACACCCAGTGGATCAAGACGCTCCTGGAGCAGACGGCGAAGCGACCGGCCCACTTCGGGTGCTTCGGCATGCACGAGTGGGCGATGGTCTACCGCGCCGACGGCGTGCGCCACGGTCAGGTGCCGCTGCGCCTGTCCCCCGCCGAGACCGCCCGCGTGGTGGAGAGCAACCGGGTGCGGTGCAGCCACTTCGACGCGTTCCGCTTCTTCACGCCGCCGGCCCGCCCGCTCAACCAGCTCAGCCCGACCCGGGAGACCCAGCACGAGAACGAGCAGCCGGGCTGCCTGCACGCCAACATGGACCTCTACAAGTGGGCGTACAAGCTGTCGCCGCTCGTCGAGAGCGAGCTGGTCGCGGACGCCTTCGCGCTCGCGCGCGACATCCGCGCGCTGGACATGCGCGCCAGCCCTTACGACCTGGCCGAGCTGGGCTATCCGCCGGTCCGGGTCGAGACCCCACAAGGCAAATCTGAGTACGCGTCGGCGCAGCGCGCCTTCGCGGAGCGAGCGGCTCCCATACGGCTCCGGCTGATCGAGGCGATCAGTCGACTCGACGGTTCTTCTTGA
- a CDS encoding IclR family transcriptional regulator: MSGVGVLDKAVVILAACVDGASLAELVDRTKLPRATAHRLAQALEIHRMLVRDTQGRWRPGPRLGELANAAPDVLLTAAEPLLAALRDATGESAQLYLRRADERICVGAAERASGLRDTVPVGAVLPMTAGSAAQVLLAWEPPEAVMPLLPRCKFTGRTLAEVRRRGWAQSVAEREAGVASVSAPIRDRTGRVIAAISVSGPIERLGRRPGDRHAMAVVRAGQRLSGL; the protein is encoded by the coding sequence ATGAGCGGTGTCGGCGTTCTCGACAAGGCGGTGGTCATCCTGGCCGCCTGCGTAGACGGCGCCAGCCTGGCCGAACTCGTTGATCGCACCAAGCTGCCGCGAGCCACCGCGCACCGGCTCGCGCAAGCGTTGGAGATCCACCGAATGCTGGTACGGGACACCCAGGGACGCTGGCGTCCCGGGCCGCGCTTGGGCGAACTCGCCAACGCAGCCCCCGACGTGCTTCTGACCGCCGCGGAGCCGCTCCTGGCCGCGCTCCGCGACGCCACCGGCGAGAGCGCACAGCTCTATCTTCGTCGCGCCGACGAACGCATCTGCGTCGGGGCCGCCGAACGCGCCAGCGGCCTGCGCGACACCGTCCCGGTGGGCGCGGTGCTCCCCATGACCGCCGGGTCCGCCGCCCAGGTCCTGCTCGCCTGGGAACCGCCCGAGGCCGTCATGCCCCTGCTGCCCCGCTGCAAGTTCACCGGCCGCACCCTGGCCGAGGTACGTCGCCGCGGCTGGGCGCAGAGCGTCGCCGAGCGCGAGGCCGGTGTGGCGAGCGTCTCCGCCCCGATCCGCGACCGCACCGGTCGCGTGATCGCCGCGATCAGCGTGTCCGGCCCGATAGAGCGCCTCGGCCGCCGCCCGGGAGACCGCCACGCCATGGCCGTCGTCCGCGCCGGCCAACGCCTCAGCGGCTTGTAA
- the arfB gene encoding alternative ribosome rescue aminoacyl-tRNA hydrolase ArfB, whose protein sequence is MPDDLRVTDRLVIPGAELSERFSRSSGPGGQGVNTADSRVELSYDVAGSAALPPPLKDRALDRLANRLVDGVLTIAASEYRAQLANREAARERLAALLREAVAPPPPPRRPTKPSRAAKQRRLDDKRRRSQIKKNRRVD, encoded by the coding sequence GTGCCCGACGACCTTCGCGTGACCGACCGCCTGGTGATCCCCGGCGCGGAGCTGAGCGAGCGCTTCTCGCGCTCCTCCGGGCCCGGCGGCCAAGGGGTGAACACCGCGGACAGCCGGGTCGAGCTGTCGTACGACGTGGCCGGGTCGGCGGCGCTCCCGCCACCACTGAAGGACCGCGCCCTGGACCGGCTCGCGAACCGGCTGGTCGACGGGGTGCTGACGATCGCGGCGAGCGAGTACCGCGCCCAGCTCGCCAACCGGGAGGCGGCCCGGGAACGCCTGGCCGCGCTGCTGCGGGAGGCGGTCGCCCCGCCGCCGCCCCCACGGCGACCCACCAAGCCGAGCCGGGCCGCGAAACAGCGGCGGCTCGACGACAAGCGCCGCCGTTCCCAGATCAAGAAGAACCGTCGAGTCGACTGA